The following proteins are encoded in a genomic region of Pagrus major chromosome 16, Pma_NU_1.0:
- the ddo gene encoding D-aspartate oxidase, with protein MKRVRVCVVGAGVIGFSTAVCIAEALPFCSVTLLADEFSPDTTSDGAAGILFAAKFPDIPLERQKHWFKDSFDHLLAIAQSQHSPEAGVMLSSGWQIFKEVPADKKPFWSDYVIGFRFMTEGELKRFPDHKFGQAFTTIKCECSSYLPWLEKRFRKAGGHVEQRKINSLQELSSSYDIIVNCSGLGSRTLVHDNQVYPVRGQVLKVEAPWLQHFIRDGDGKTYIYPGIHSVTVGGTRQEQDWRLQVDDGDTRSILERCGRLEPSLSRARVLSEWVGLRPSRRNPRVERELVQLRGRRVPVVHNYGHGGWGVTLAWGTALDALGLVRQCLDEMRLQAKL; from the exons ATGAAACGTGTCAGGGTTTGTGTGGTGGGAGCAGGCGTGATCGGCTTCTCCACCGCGGTCTGCATCGCCGAGGCTCTTCCCTTCTGCTCCGTCACTCTGCTGGCTGACGAGTTCAGTCCAGACACCACCAGTGATGGAGCTGCTGGGATCCTGTTTGCTGCAAAGTTTCCAG ATATTCCTTTGGAAAGACAAAAGCACTGGTTCAAGGACAGCTTTGATCACCTGTTGGCCATTGCTCAATCCCAACACTCACCGGAGGCCGGAGTCATGCTGAGCTCTGG CTGGCAAATCTTCAAGGAGGTTCCAGCCGATAAGAAGCCCTTCTGGTCAGATTATGTGATCGGCTTTCGATTCATGACTGAGGGTGAACTGAAAAGGTTTCCAGATCACAAGTTCGGCCAGGCGTTCACCACCATAAAATGTGAATGTTCCAGCTACCTGCCGTGGCTCGAGAAGAG GTTCAGAAAAGCTGGAGGCCACGTGGAGCAGAGGAAGATCAACAGTCTTCAGGAACTGAGCAGCAGCTACGACATCATCGTCAACTGCTCCGGTCTGGGCTCCAGAACGCTGGTGCATGACAACCAGGTGTACCCGGTCAGAGGCCAGGTCCTCAAGGTGGAGGCCCCCTGGCTGCAGCACTTCATCAGAGATGGAGACGGTAAGACCTACATCTACCCCGGCATCCACAGCGTCACTGTGGGCGGCACGAGGCAGGAGCAGGACTGGAGACTACAAGTGGACGACGGAGACACCAGGAGTATCCTGGAGCGCTGCGGCAGGCTGGAGCCGTCGCTCAGCAGAGCCAGAGTTCTCAGCGAGTGGGTCGGTCTGAGGCCGAGCAGGAGGAACCCGAGGGTGGAGAGGGAGCTGGTGCAGCTGCGGGGTCGCAGGGTGCCCGTGGTCCACAACTACGGCCACGGAGGCTGGGGAGTCACCCTCGCCTGGGGTACGGCCCTGGACGCACTGGGGCTGGTCAGGCAGTGCCTTGATGAAATGCGGCTACAGGCTAAACTATGA
- the zbtb24 gene encoding zinc finger and BTB domain-containing protein 24 isoform X1: MSISCRFCSVKHVKVCALFTCKVLLRSAAAVAQLCVNLVISRDKSHSRPSCNGGRRNRSDCCDMSQKATTRTSSLMAVHSDSHQQSILSKFNKLRKRDLLCDITLVVEDVHFKAHKALLAASSEYFSLMFTAEDRISQPTYRLEGMAAEMFASVLEFIYSAQVCVEESTTEQLLATARLMEVNDLVKVLTELTHSAAEVRGDEGKAAVAQAPDRLKRKRGRPKKNMDLPLTEPEARCAPYESSEETQAVDIDCDDLVTPKEDEDYNPAAHRQSKRKVRPPVKYEGYKVGSDTAGGKEEKKRGRKRKYPDTEARCDDCDKVFKNHLFLKIHQRTHTGEKPFRCLDCGKGFTQKHALLSHQRIHTGEKPYVCSVCSKALSSKHTLMEHMNLHEGKKSFSCEKCGKTFSQKRQLKSHFRVHTGKSLPECAQCHHKFLDTAQLKKHLRTHTGEKPFTCEICGKCFTTKSTLQTHIRIHRGERPYHCNICNRSFSDPSARRRHVTSHSGKKPFTCSFCSLSFTRADNLKTHMKTHNKERAASTESSSDAADAAAAPEEVRNILQLQQYQLPSSSEQEIQLVVTGDVDNINFVPAQDQEISIITTEGGTTESAHSRLTLLTQSSGSVQNVALVAQGGVVEQSPQIQTISMLEGQMTHQPEQMHVITLSKEAMEQLQAHHGPPQPLQIAQRPIQQLQVMHHPVQQLAVTQESSQTSREQHSQAIHISSQSSQPISISQTSEQISSHHIQGQTFQIQAGTVSYLYTTGLPQES; the protein is encoded by the exons ATGTCTATTTCGTGCAGGTTTTGTTCTGTTAAACATGTGAAGGTATGCGCTCTGTTTACATGCAAGGTGCTCCTGCGATCCgctgcagctgtagctcagCTGTGCGTGAATCTCGTCATCTCTCGCGATAAGTCACATTCACGTCCTTCGTGTAACGGTGGTAGAAG GAACAGAAGTGATTGTTGTGACATGTCACAGAAAGCAACAACCAGAACTTCCTCACTCATGGCCGTCCATTCAGATTCACATCAGCAGAGCATCCTGAGCAAATTCAACAAGCTCAGGAAAAGAGACCTgctgtgtgacatcactctcGTTGTGGAGGACGTGCACTTCAAGGCCCACAAAGCCCTGCTGGCAGCAAGCAGCGAGTATTTCTCGCTCATGTTCACAGCAGAGGATCGTATCAGCCAGCCGACCTACAGGCTGGAGGGTATGGCAGCTGAGATGTTTGCATCAGTGCTGGAGTTCATCTACAGTGcccaggtgtgtgtggaggagagcACCACAGAGCAGCTACTGGCCACGGCTCGTCTTATGGAGGTCAACGACCTGGTGAAGGTGCTAACTGAactcacacactctgctgcagaggtcagaggtgatgAGGGGAAAGCAGCTGTAGCCCAGGCGCCAGATCGGTTGAAACGGAAAAGAGGACGcccaaagaaaaacatggatTTGCCTCTAACAGAGCCAGAGGCAAGATGTGCACCATATGAGAGTTCAGAAGAGACCCAAGCTGTTGATATAGACTGTGACGATTTGGTGACACCTAAAGAAGATGAAGATTATAACCCAGCAGCCCACCGGCAGAGCAAACGCAAAGTCCGGCCTCCAGTAAAATACGAGGGCTACAAGGTGGGCAGTGACACAGCAGGAGgcaaagaagagaagaagagaggcaggaagagGAAATACCCCGACACTGAGGCCCGATGTGACGACTGTGACAAAGTGTTCAAAAACCACCTGTTTCTCAAGATTCACCAGCGGACTCACACAG GAGAGAAGCCTTTTCGCTGCCTGGATTGTGGGAAGGGTTTCACCCAGAAGCACGCTCTGCTGTCTCACCAGCGCATACACACCGGAGAAAAGCCGTATGTGTGTTCAGTCTGCTCCAAAGCGCTCTCCTCCAAACACACCCTAATGGAGCACATGAACCTCCATGAAG GGAAGAAGTCATTCAGCTGTGAGAAATGTGGAAAGACGTTCAGTCAGAAGAGGCAACTTAAAAGCCACTTCAGAGTTCATACAG GCAAATCGTTACCAGAGTGTGCTCAGTGTCATCACAAGTTTTTGGACACGGCTCAGCTGAAAAAGCACCTGAGAACGCACACAG gtgagaagcctttcACCTGTGAGATCTGTGGAAAGTGTTTTACAACCAAGAGCACTCTGCAGACTCATATAAGAATTCACAG AGGTGAGAGGCCGTATCACTGCAACATCTGCAACAGATCGTTCTCAGACCCGAGCGCAAGACGACGACACGTCACCTCTCACTCAGGAAAAAAACCCTTCACCTGCTCCTTCTGCAGCCTTTCATTCACCCGCGCAGacaatctgaaaacacacatgaagacTCACAACAAGGAAAGAGCTGCATCAACAGAATCCTCATCAGATGCAGCGGATGCTGCAGCAGCGCCAGAGGAGGTGCGTAAcatcctgcagctgcagcagtacCAGCTGCCTTCCAGCTCTGAACAGGAGATCCAGCTGGTGGTGACCGGAGACGTGGACAACATCAACTTTGTGCCGGCTCAGGACCAGGAGATCAGCATCATCACCACAGAGGGGGGGACAACAGAGTCGGCCCACTCCAgactcaccctcctcacccagTCGTCAGGGAGCGTGCAGAACGTGGCCCTGGTCGCTCAGGGTGGCGTGGTGGAGCAGAGCCCTCAGATTCAGACCATCAGCATGCTGGAGGGCCAGATGACGCACCAGCCTGAGCAGATGCACGTCATCACTCTGAGTAAAGAGGCGATGGAGCAGCTACAGGCCCATCACGGCCCCCCGCAGCCCCTTCAGATAGCACAGCGACccatccagcagctgcaggtgatgCACCACCCGGTCCAGCAGCTGGCCGTCACTCAGGAGAGCTCACAGACgagcagagagcagcacagCCAGGCCATTCACATCAGCAGCCAGAGCAGCCAGCCCATCTCCATCAGCCAGACCAGCGAGCAGATCTCCAGCCACCACATCCAGGGACAGACGTTCCAGATCCAGGCAGGCACCGTGTCCTACCTGTACACCACCGGGCTGCCGCAGGAGAGCTGA
- the zbtb24 gene encoding zinc finger and BTB domain-containing protein 24 isoform X2 — protein sequence MSQKATTRTSSLMAVHSDSHQQSILSKFNKLRKRDLLCDITLVVEDVHFKAHKALLAASSEYFSLMFTAEDRISQPTYRLEGMAAEMFASVLEFIYSAQVCVEESTTEQLLATARLMEVNDLVKVLTELTHSAAEVRGDEGKAAVAQAPDRLKRKRGRPKKNMDLPLTEPEARCAPYESSEETQAVDIDCDDLVTPKEDEDYNPAAHRQSKRKVRPPVKYEGYKVGSDTAGGKEEKKRGRKRKYPDTEARCDDCDKVFKNHLFLKIHQRTHTGEKPFRCLDCGKGFTQKHALLSHQRIHTGEKPYVCSVCSKALSSKHTLMEHMNLHEGKKSFSCEKCGKTFSQKRQLKSHFRVHTGKSLPECAQCHHKFLDTAQLKKHLRTHTGEKPFTCEICGKCFTTKSTLQTHIRIHRGERPYHCNICNRSFSDPSARRRHVTSHSGKKPFTCSFCSLSFTRADNLKTHMKTHNKERAASTESSSDAADAAAAPEEVRNILQLQQYQLPSSSEQEIQLVVTGDVDNINFVPAQDQEISIITTEGGTTESAHSRLTLLTQSSGSVQNVALVAQGGVVEQSPQIQTISMLEGQMTHQPEQMHVITLSKEAMEQLQAHHGPPQPLQIAQRPIQQLQVMHHPVQQLAVTQESSQTSREQHSQAIHISSQSSQPISISQTSEQISSHHIQGQTFQIQAGTVSYLYTTGLPQES from the exons ATGTCACAGAAAGCAACAACCAGAACTTCCTCACTCATGGCCGTCCATTCAGATTCACATCAGCAGAGCATCCTGAGCAAATTCAACAAGCTCAGGAAAAGAGACCTgctgtgtgacatcactctcGTTGTGGAGGACGTGCACTTCAAGGCCCACAAAGCCCTGCTGGCAGCAAGCAGCGAGTATTTCTCGCTCATGTTCACAGCAGAGGATCGTATCAGCCAGCCGACCTACAGGCTGGAGGGTATGGCAGCTGAGATGTTTGCATCAGTGCTGGAGTTCATCTACAGTGcccaggtgtgtgtggaggagagcACCACAGAGCAGCTACTGGCCACGGCTCGTCTTATGGAGGTCAACGACCTGGTGAAGGTGCTAACTGAactcacacactctgctgcagaggtcagaggtgatgAGGGGAAAGCAGCTGTAGCCCAGGCGCCAGATCGGTTGAAACGGAAAAGAGGACGcccaaagaaaaacatggatTTGCCTCTAACAGAGCCAGAGGCAAGATGTGCACCATATGAGAGTTCAGAAGAGACCCAAGCTGTTGATATAGACTGTGACGATTTGGTGACACCTAAAGAAGATGAAGATTATAACCCAGCAGCCCACCGGCAGAGCAAACGCAAAGTCCGGCCTCCAGTAAAATACGAGGGCTACAAGGTGGGCAGTGACACAGCAGGAGgcaaagaagagaagaagagaggcaggaagagGAAATACCCCGACACTGAGGCCCGATGTGACGACTGTGACAAAGTGTTCAAAAACCACCTGTTTCTCAAGATTCACCAGCGGACTCACACAG GAGAGAAGCCTTTTCGCTGCCTGGATTGTGGGAAGGGTTTCACCCAGAAGCACGCTCTGCTGTCTCACCAGCGCATACACACCGGAGAAAAGCCGTATGTGTGTTCAGTCTGCTCCAAAGCGCTCTCCTCCAAACACACCCTAATGGAGCACATGAACCTCCATGAAG GGAAGAAGTCATTCAGCTGTGAGAAATGTGGAAAGACGTTCAGTCAGAAGAGGCAACTTAAAAGCCACTTCAGAGTTCATACAG GCAAATCGTTACCAGAGTGTGCTCAGTGTCATCACAAGTTTTTGGACACGGCTCAGCTGAAAAAGCACCTGAGAACGCACACAG gtgagaagcctttcACCTGTGAGATCTGTGGAAAGTGTTTTACAACCAAGAGCACTCTGCAGACTCATATAAGAATTCACAG AGGTGAGAGGCCGTATCACTGCAACATCTGCAACAGATCGTTCTCAGACCCGAGCGCAAGACGACGACACGTCACCTCTCACTCAGGAAAAAAACCCTTCACCTGCTCCTTCTGCAGCCTTTCATTCACCCGCGCAGacaatctgaaaacacacatgaagacTCACAACAAGGAAAGAGCTGCATCAACAGAATCCTCATCAGATGCAGCGGATGCTGCAGCAGCGCCAGAGGAGGTGCGTAAcatcctgcagctgcagcagtacCAGCTGCCTTCCAGCTCTGAACAGGAGATCCAGCTGGTGGTGACCGGAGACGTGGACAACATCAACTTTGTGCCGGCTCAGGACCAGGAGATCAGCATCATCACCACAGAGGGGGGGACAACAGAGTCGGCCCACTCCAgactcaccctcctcacccagTCGTCAGGGAGCGTGCAGAACGTGGCCCTGGTCGCTCAGGGTGGCGTGGTGGAGCAGAGCCCTCAGATTCAGACCATCAGCATGCTGGAGGGCCAGATGACGCACCAGCCTGAGCAGATGCACGTCATCACTCTGAGTAAAGAGGCGATGGAGCAGCTACAGGCCCATCACGGCCCCCCGCAGCCCCTTCAGATAGCACAGCGACccatccagcagctgcaggtgatgCACCACCCGGTCCAGCAGCTGGCCGTCACTCAGGAGAGCTCACAGACgagcagagagcagcacagCCAGGCCATTCACATCAGCAGCCAGAGCAGCCAGCCCATCTCCATCAGCCAGACCAGCGAGCAGATCTCCAGCCACCACATCCAGGGACAGACGTTCCAGATCCAGGCAGGCACCGTGTCCTACCTGTACACCACCGGGCTGCCGCAGGAGAGCTGA